Proteins encoded within one genomic window of Triticum aestivum cultivar Chinese Spring chromosome 2D, IWGSC CS RefSeq v2.1, whole genome shotgun sequence:
- the LOC123051623 gene encoding 40S ribosomal protein S21, giving the protein MQNEVGDMVDLYVPRKCSATNRIITAKDHASVQINIGHVDANGLYNGSFTTFALSGFVRAQGDADGSLDRLWQQKRAEIKQ; this is encoded by the exons ATGCAGAACGAGGTGGGTGATATGGTGGACCTCTATGTCCCAAGGAAGTG CTCTGCCACCAACAGGATCATAACTGCCAAGGACCACGCCTCTGTCCAGATCAACATCGGGCATGTGGATGCGAATGGACTGTATAATGGCAGTTTCACCACGTTTGCCCTCTCTGGATTCGTCCGCGCCCAG GGTGATGCCGATGGTTCTTTGGACAGGCTCTGGCAGCAGAAGAGGGCTGAGATCAAGCAGTAG
- the LOC123051621 gene encoding probable indole-3-acetic acid-amido synthetase GH3.11 isoform X1: MDNNELGCKRNDALQELEMLTVNAKEAQQLILTKILESNQASEYLSKFMNRSTNTSTFKRNVPVVTYDVVQPYIARISTGEDSSIISGDRIVELLRSSGTSRGEPRLMPAISEDLDRRTYLYSLLMPIMNKYVSGLGEGKAMYLLFVKAETLTNSGIPVRSVLTSYYKSPHFLHRKHDLYNNYTSPDEVILCPDSQQSMYCQLLCGLVERQHVLRLGAVFASAFLRSISFLEQHWCDLVNDIRIGKLNSNVTNTECRLAMEGFLALPNPELADELEEICGHGPWKGILGRLWPNVKYIEAVLTGTMAQYIPMLEFYSGGRIPLVCTMYASSESYFGVNLRPLCKPTDVSYTILPNMAYFEFIPLEDGLRVTDDEEVVGNDKLVSLVDVKVGCYYELVVTTFSGLYRYRVGDVLQVTGFYNRAPQFKFICRRNVILSIDTDKTNEEDLHNSVTRAKKILEDRNHILLEYTSYPDTSTVPGHYVLFWEIKSTCEGVKPLDPQLLESCCISVEESLDYIYRRCRAHDKSVGPLEIRVVEAGAFDALMDLLVSQGSSINQYKTPRCIESGLALKLLNSKVTASFFSPRDPEWTV, encoded by the exons ATGGACAATAATGAGTTAGGCTGCAAGCGAAACGACGCTCTTCAAGAGCTCGAGATGCTGACAGTGAATGCCAAGGAAGCCCAACAGCTTATACTGACAAAAATCCTTGAGAGTAACCAGGCTAGTGAGTACTTGAGCAAATTCATGAATAGATCCACAAACACATCCACCTTCAAGAGAAACGTCCCAGTAGTGACATATGATGTGGTCCAGCCGTACATCGCAAGGATCTCAACTGGCGAGGATTCTTCCATTATATCTGGAGACCGAATCGTTGAACTGCTGAGAAG CTCCGGAACTTCTCGGGGTGAGCCAAGATTGATGCCAGCCATCTCCGAGGATCTTGACCGTCGAACCTACCTTTATAGTCTGCTAATGCCGATAATGAACAA GTATGTATCAGGCCTTGGTGAGGGGAAGGCCATGTATCTTCTCTTTGTGAAAGCGGAAACACTGACGAATTCTGGCATTCCAGTTCGATCAGTCCTCACTAGCTATTACAAAAGCCCTCATTTCCTGCACCGCAAACATGACTTGTACAACAACTACACCAGTCCTGACGAGGTCATCCTTTGCCCTGACAGCCAGCAGAGCATGTACTGCCAGCTGCTCTGCGGCCTGGTTGAACGCCAGCATGTCCTCCGTCTTGGGGCAGTCTTCGCCTCGGCGTTCCTTCGGTCTATCAGCTTTCTTGAGCAGCACTGGTGTGACCTTGTCAATGACATACGTATTGGTAAACTCAATTCCAATGTCACCAACACCGAGTGCCGGTTGGCCATGGAGGGCTTTCTCGCATTGCCCAACCCGGAGCTCGCTGATGAGCTTGAGGAAATCTGTGGCCATGGGCCATGGAAGGGGATTCTAGGTAGGCTATGGCCTAACGTCAAGTACATCGAAGCTGTTCTTACAGGCACAATGGCACAATACATCCCCATGCTGGAGTTCTATAGTGGTGGTAGGATTCCCTTGGTATGCACCATGTACGCCTCGTCGGAGAGCTATTTTGGTGTCAATCTGAGGCCACTGTGCAAACCAACCGACGTGTCTTACACCATCCTCCCAAACATGGCCTACTTTGAGTTCATTCCTTTGGAGGATGGCCTCAGAGTGACGGATGATGAGGAGGTGGTGGGGAATGACAAGCTTGTCAGCCTGGTGGATGTCAAGGTCGGATGCTACTATGAGCTTGTGGTCACCACATTTTCTG GTCTTTACAGGTATAGGGTTGGCGATGTGCTTCAGGTCACAGGCTTCTACAACCGTGCGCCGCAGTTCAAATTCATCTGCCGGAGAAACGTGATCCTCAGCATTGACACCGACAAGACCAACGAGGAGGATCTCCACAACAGCGTCACGCGTGCCAAGAAGATCCTGGAGGACAGAAACCACATCCTCCTGGAGTACACCAGCTACCCAGACACTTCCACTGTCCCTGGCCACTATGTGCTCTTCTGGGAGATCAAGTCCACCTGCGAAGGTGTGAAGCCCCTCGACCCTCAGCTCCTCGAGAGCTGCTGCATCTCTGTTGAGGAGTCGCTCGACTACATCTACAGGCGCTGCAGGGCGCACGACAAGTCGGTAGGCCCGCTGGAGATACGGGTGGTTGAGGCCGGCGCGTTTGATGCTCTGATGGATCTGCTGGTCAGCCAGGGCAGCTCCATCAACCAGTACAAGACCCCGAGGTGCATCGAGTCCGGCCTCGCGCTGAAGCTGCTCAACTCCAAGGTCACCGCTTCCTTCTTCAGCCCCCGGGATCCCGAGTGGACCGTGTAA
- the LOC123051621 gene encoding probable indole-3-acetic acid-amido synthetase GH3.11 isoform X3 produces the protein MPAISEDLDRRTYLYSLLMPIMNKYVSGLGEGKAMYLLFVKAETLTNSGIPVRSVLTSYYKSPHFLHRKHDLYNNYTSPDEVILCPDSQQSMYCQLLCGLVERQHVLRLGAVFASAFLRSISFLEQHWCDLVNDIRIGKLNSNVTNTECRLAMEGFLALPNPELADELEEICGHGPWKGILGRLWPNVKYIEAVLTGTMAQYIPMLEFYSGGRIPLVCTMYASSESYFGVNLRPLCKPTDVSYTILPNMAYFEFIPLEDGLRVTDDEEVVGNDKLVSLVDVKVGCYYELVVTTFSGLYRYRVGDVLQVTGFYNRAPQFKFICRRNVILSIDTDKTNEEDLHNSVTRAKKILEDRNHILLEYTSYPDTSTVPGHYVLFWEIKSTCEGVKPLDPQLLESCCISVEESLDYIYRRCRAHDKSVGPLEIRVVEAGAFDALMDLLVSQGSSINQYKTPRCIESGLALKLLNSKVTASFFSPRDPEWTV, from the exons ATGCCAGCCATCTCCGAGGATCTTGACCGTCGAACCTACCTTTATAGTCTGCTAATGCCGATAATGAACAA GTATGTATCAGGCCTTGGTGAGGGGAAGGCCATGTATCTTCTCTTTGTGAAAGCGGAAACACTGACGAATTCTGGCATTCCAGTTCGATCAGTCCTCACTAGCTATTACAAAAGCCCTCATTTCCTGCACCGCAAACATGACTTGTACAACAACTACACCAGTCCTGACGAGGTCATCCTTTGCCCTGACAGCCAGCAGAGCATGTACTGCCAGCTGCTCTGCGGCCTGGTTGAACGCCAGCATGTCCTCCGTCTTGGGGCAGTCTTCGCCTCGGCGTTCCTTCGGTCTATCAGCTTTCTTGAGCAGCACTGGTGTGACCTTGTCAATGACATACGTATTGGTAAACTCAATTCCAATGTCACCAACACCGAGTGCCGGTTGGCCATGGAGGGCTTTCTCGCATTGCCCAACCCGGAGCTCGCTGATGAGCTTGAGGAAATCTGTGGCCATGGGCCATGGAAGGGGATTCTAGGTAGGCTATGGCCTAACGTCAAGTACATCGAAGCTGTTCTTACAGGCACAATGGCACAATACATCCCCATGCTGGAGTTCTATAGTGGTGGTAGGATTCCCTTGGTATGCACCATGTACGCCTCGTCGGAGAGCTATTTTGGTGTCAATCTGAGGCCACTGTGCAAACCAACCGACGTGTCTTACACCATCCTCCCAAACATGGCCTACTTTGAGTTCATTCCTTTGGAGGATGGCCTCAGAGTGACGGATGATGAGGAGGTGGTGGGGAATGACAAGCTTGTCAGCCTGGTGGATGTCAAGGTCGGATGCTACTATGAGCTTGTGGTCACCACATTTTCTG GTCTTTACAGGTATAGGGTTGGCGATGTGCTTCAGGTCACAGGCTTCTACAACCGTGCGCCGCAGTTCAAATTCATCTGCCGGAGAAACGTGATCCTCAGCATTGACACCGACAAGACCAACGAGGAGGATCTCCACAACAGCGTCACGCGTGCCAAGAAGATCCTGGAGGACAGAAACCACATCCTCCTGGAGTACACCAGCTACCCAGACACTTCCACTGTCCCTGGCCACTATGTGCTCTTCTGGGAGATCAAGTCCACCTGCGAAGGTGTGAAGCCCCTCGACCCTCAGCTCCTCGAGAGCTGCTGCATCTCTGTTGAGGAGTCGCTCGACTACATCTACAGGCGCTGCAGGGCGCACGACAAGTCGGTAGGCCCGCTGGAGATACGGGTGGTTGAGGCCGGCGCGTTTGATGCTCTGATGGATCTGCTGGTCAGCCAGGGCAGCTCCATCAACCAGTACAAGACCCCGAGGTGCATCGAGTCCGGCCTCGCGCTGAAGCTGCTCAACTCCAAGGTCACCGCTTCCTTCTTCAGCCCCCGGGATCCCGAGTGGACCGTGTAA
- the LOC123051621 gene encoding probable indole-3-acetic acid-amido synthetase GH3.11 isoform X2 gives MLTVNAKEAQQLILTKILESNQASEYLSKFMNRSTNTSTFKRNVPVVTYDVVQPYIARISTGEDSSIISGDRIVELLRSSGTSRGEPRLMPAISEDLDRRTYLYSLLMPIMNKYVSGLGEGKAMYLLFVKAETLTNSGIPVRSVLTSYYKSPHFLHRKHDLYNNYTSPDEVILCPDSQQSMYCQLLCGLVERQHVLRLGAVFASAFLRSISFLEQHWCDLVNDIRIGKLNSNVTNTECRLAMEGFLALPNPELADELEEICGHGPWKGILGRLWPNVKYIEAVLTGTMAQYIPMLEFYSGGRIPLVCTMYASSESYFGVNLRPLCKPTDVSYTILPNMAYFEFIPLEDGLRVTDDEEVVGNDKLVSLVDVKVGCYYELVVTTFSGLYRYRVGDVLQVTGFYNRAPQFKFICRRNVILSIDTDKTNEEDLHNSVTRAKKILEDRNHILLEYTSYPDTSTVPGHYVLFWEIKSTCEGVKPLDPQLLESCCISVEESLDYIYRRCRAHDKSVGPLEIRVVEAGAFDALMDLLVSQGSSINQYKTPRCIESGLALKLLNSKVTASFFSPRDPEWTV, from the exons ATGCTGACAGTGAATGCCAAGGAAGCCCAACAGCTTATACTGACAAAAATCCTTGAGAGTAACCAGGCTAGTGAGTACTTGAGCAAATTCATGAATAGATCCACAAACACATCCACCTTCAAGAGAAACGTCCCAGTAGTGACATATGATGTGGTCCAGCCGTACATCGCAAGGATCTCAACTGGCGAGGATTCTTCCATTATATCTGGAGACCGAATCGTTGAACTGCTGAGAAG CTCCGGAACTTCTCGGGGTGAGCCAAGATTGATGCCAGCCATCTCCGAGGATCTTGACCGTCGAACCTACCTTTATAGTCTGCTAATGCCGATAATGAACAA GTATGTATCAGGCCTTGGTGAGGGGAAGGCCATGTATCTTCTCTTTGTGAAAGCGGAAACACTGACGAATTCTGGCATTCCAGTTCGATCAGTCCTCACTAGCTATTACAAAAGCCCTCATTTCCTGCACCGCAAACATGACTTGTACAACAACTACACCAGTCCTGACGAGGTCATCCTTTGCCCTGACAGCCAGCAGAGCATGTACTGCCAGCTGCTCTGCGGCCTGGTTGAACGCCAGCATGTCCTCCGTCTTGGGGCAGTCTTCGCCTCGGCGTTCCTTCGGTCTATCAGCTTTCTTGAGCAGCACTGGTGTGACCTTGTCAATGACATACGTATTGGTAAACTCAATTCCAATGTCACCAACACCGAGTGCCGGTTGGCCATGGAGGGCTTTCTCGCATTGCCCAACCCGGAGCTCGCTGATGAGCTTGAGGAAATCTGTGGCCATGGGCCATGGAAGGGGATTCTAGGTAGGCTATGGCCTAACGTCAAGTACATCGAAGCTGTTCTTACAGGCACAATGGCACAATACATCCCCATGCTGGAGTTCTATAGTGGTGGTAGGATTCCCTTGGTATGCACCATGTACGCCTCGTCGGAGAGCTATTTTGGTGTCAATCTGAGGCCACTGTGCAAACCAACCGACGTGTCTTACACCATCCTCCCAAACATGGCCTACTTTGAGTTCATTCCTTTGGAGGATGGCCTCAGAGTGACGGATGATGAGGAGGTGGTGGGGAATGACAAGCTTGTCAGCCTGGTGGATGTCAAGGTCGGATGCTACTATGAGCTTGTGGTCACCACATTTTCTG GTCTTTACAGGTATAGGGTTGGCGATGTGCTTCAGGTCACAGGCTTCTACAACCGTGCGCCGCAGTTCAAATTCATCTGCCGGAGAAACGTGATCCTCAGCATTGACACCGACAAGACCAACGAGGAGGATCTCCACAACAGCGTCACGCGTGCCAAGAAGATCCTGGAGGACAGAAACCACATCCTCCTGGAGTACACCAGCTACCCAGACACTTCCACTGTCCCTGGCCACTATGTGCTCTTCTGGGAGATCAAGTCCACCTGCGAAGGTGTGAAGCCCCTCGACCCTCAGCTCCTCGAGAGCTGCTGCATCTCTGTTGAGGAGTCGCTCGACTACATCTACAGGCGCTGCAGGGCGCACGACAAGTCGGTAGGCCCGCTGGAGATACGGGTGGTTGAGGCCGGCGCGTTTGATGCTCTGATGGATCTGCTGGTCAGCCAGGGCAGCTCCATCAACCAGTACAAGACCCCGAGGTGCATCGAGTCCGGCCTCGCGCTGAAGCTGCTCAACTCCAAGGTCACCGCTTCCTTCTTCAGCCCCCGGGATCCCGAGTGGACCGTGTAA